TATTTCAAAGCTGAGAGTAAAAAAATgccatgtggaaaaaaaacacttagaaTTCCCAGTTTAGATGTctggtgttttcttttctttcatttattttaatatgtatTGCTGCCCAATAGGTAGTTaactgatttactgtatgtaaaacccACACATAACCAAGGGTGCATTTCAAGCAATGATGTTTTGGAGAAGTGACTTTAAACAGGTATTGCACAAAGATTGAATTAACAAAATACATAATCCACATGATCTTTTCTTTACTGTTAGGAGGCACATTTGTTGGTCTACTTCTACTTTACTTTATGAAGTTAGTCTTTTAAAACATTGTCAAAAGTCCTGGAAAATACCTATACAGTAGCAAACTCCTCATACTGTACCAAAACCACCAATACAGATATGTTAATCcgttattttatttacatttacgtCAGTGCCATAACGTGCACAAGAAGTAAATGCAGGCTTTTTCATAACCCCTGTATTTTATTCATTGAATTGGTCGTATAGTTTAGTTTTGTATATATCCTCTTGTTTAATTAATACAgtaaaaaacatatttggtgTTGTACAGTTAAGTTGGCTGTGTGACCAAGCTTTTTAGGTAGATACACCCTAATCAGAAAGAAGGATGGCACAGGAAATATATTAAGTTTACTTCATAATAAAGTGCCCCAGAGCACTCAGTGACCATATTAAATGGCTCTTCCACACATTTACCATCTATGACTCTATGACCTCTCAACTTATATGGTAATAGGAAATTCATCCCAAAAGGCACAGAATTCATTAGGTGCACTGGATACAGAAAATATCCACATCTAATTCAATTGGAAACCTTTAATGCCATATTAAACAATTTGGCAGATGTTCAGAGATCGTGTAAGCAATATATGAATgtataaaattaatttattatttattgtagcATGAAGTGGGAGGAGCTTTAGGTAAGATGAGGCAGGAGTATATGAGAGAAGTATAGGATCAGGCAGGGGATCATGAAACTATTAGAAGAACAGAGAAGAAGGACAAAATCAAGGATGGTAGTTGATGGTTGTCAGGTAGTAGGATTGCATGGTACTGATCTCTCTGCACTGTTTCAGACTAGGAAGCGCCTGATTGTGGAAGTAAATTAGACAGTGTAAACAAGGCAAtatactttttgtttttcagcattCTTATTAATATGCAGTAATTAAAGTGGCTGTAGCAAATTAATTGTGATTCTCGTGCTACAAAGAAGTTAATTAACAAAGCCTGCACATTCTACATAGCTCACCCACAAAGCAATGTGGTACACAAATGCTAGACATAATTGTAGGTAACTTTGAAATTAAAAAGTTCATGGTAAATACTTGCTTTGTTACAGATATGGAGTATTTGGggttgctacagtatgttactgtaagtgtgagtTTGATGTAAACAAGTAgctaaaaatgtgcattttttaaCTAAGTAGTGAATGATTTTGCTTTATTTAATGTTACAATAAGTACCTTTTTAACTTCACCTTAACTGTGACCCAAATGCAAAAAATGAAAGggtgaaagtgaaatgaaaatTCTTTTGCACCAATGTAATGATAATGTTCATTATGAGAAATGTTGGCACATataaaaaatacagaaatatacTACTGATTAAAGCAAGCTTTAGAGGAGCAGAACCCACTCTCCCCATAATAATctgctcatttactgtaagtatTTTTACAAGGCCAAAGGAGCAGCTGCAATTCTTCACATTAAGACTACAGCATACATGCAGAGTGCCAGGATTGCACTCAGCCTCCATCTAAGCAGACATGGATTGCACTGTTTAATGTGACTTCCTAGCCAGATTTACTGTGATGGCTTTTGAGGCAAAGAGGTATAATATGACAAAACATGACTCCATAACCTCAGGATATTCAACAATCTTTAGTGGTGAGACCCGTTTAGCTGGAGGATTGGCAAATATATTGCTTTCCTCCCTTCTCTTGTACAGAATTTCAATAAAATAGAACAGTAAATCAGAGTTGAATTCCAACTTTAGTTGTGCTGTATAGACCTGTGTGTTTGCTACAGGGCACAGTTACTGAACTCACATGAATACATAcaggtactgtatatacatatgaACCATTTGTTTCGATAAAAATAATCTTGCCCTTGACTTTATATACTGCTAAACAGAGTGGATAGTTTGAGTGCAAACTAAATTAACTCTACTTCAGAAAAAGCATCGTACACAACAAAAGCTACTGTGATACTGAACCAAAAGGTCCATGTACACGTCCTGTCTAGGTTTGTGGTGTCCAATTCCAAGAGGTTATTTTAACAtcagataaaacacacacacacacacacacacacacacacacacacacacacacacacacacacacacacacacacacacacacacacacacagctgagggaCACTTTGATGGAATGTGAATGTCAGCGGTCCCTTTATTTACTCTCTATATAAAACACTGAGCAGTAATTAACAGCAGGTATCCTCCCTAGCTAGAGGGTAATTGAGTGTTTCAAAGTGCCAACACTTCATAACCcagggggtgtgtgtgtttaactgaGCGAGAAAAAGGCGGAAACTGTATGTGAGAGAGAAAACGTGTATGTGTGCAGTGTATTAAAATGAACTCCTTTATATTCTgcacctccccccacctcctctcctccctagAAGGATAAGGGTCAGCAGCGATTGGGCACAGCCACTCAAACGCTCCAGATTTCTTTATGCACGCATTAACATTCAGGAGTATTCATTATCAGTAAGTGTAGTAAGATGGCTCAAGTAGAGTACTTGTGCCACAGTGAAATAGTGCTCTGTTAATTTAGGAACATGAACGTGTTTATGAAAACTCAAGGAAGCAGACGTTTTGGCACCACTAATTCAATGTATAtcaacattttgaaaatgtattttaaaagtaaaattagGTTATTTAGTCTCAGCTCAGACAGTGATGCTGCTATTAAATTATGTAAGTGCAGCCAAATGAGCACTTAGCCTTGACGTTCATGCTGTCAGCCAAAGGTTGATACATGATGTATTGCAGTTTGAATAAAAGACGTTACGTAATTTTCAAGTAAGGTTTGCAGCCTCATACTCAATTTTGGTgaaagttattatttattgttatgtATCATAGTTATTAAGGCAGTTATCTATCCTTGTTGTGAATGAACAGAAAAGCAGTGATAAGATGTTACTCATGTCAGACGTTTGTGTAAATTTTCCCTACTTTAATGATGGAAAAGCATCTGCTTTTGGCTGTACACATAAAGGCTCCAGTAAAATATATTACAAACATTCATTCAACAAAATACCTGAGTGGAAACACCAGAACTATTCATAAATgtgttacaaaacaaacaaagactaTTTATGCCATAGACTGATACTGAAACCAAACTACtcaactgtgttgttgtgtgtaaaATTCATTTTAGCTTTGTATAGCACATGCTACAGAACACATTTCAGAGGACGCAAACCATGTACCCAAGTCAGGTGCTTCCTGCTCACATGGAGTCATCACCCCACATGGAACATAAAATTAACAAGAAGCTTGTTAGAATGTGCTAATTACTGTACAGAGTGCTTAATTCATGTTCTGTTAATTGGGGTTAGGAGGTTTGTGTTAATTGTTATCTCTTAATTAATTTTGCCCTTAGCTAGCCAGTTGTAATTGCTCCAGCAACAATAGCAACAACATGGTGTCGGACTGAAGCACTTTTAGAGCTCCTTGGAGACATGCAACCCTGATTAACCATGAAgttaattaatgttaattagCATGTTAATAGGTGTATTGTTAAAAATGTTTGGCCTTTGCTGTTTATATATTTGGCTGTTTATTGTGTAATCCATGACATACTGTGGCACATAGTAGCCTATATTGTAGTAGGTTTGAGCAACTTTCTGTCCTGTTTATTGAAGCTTCactatttaattaaaatgcactGTATAAAAGCAGCCTGACAATGTCTTTAAGCAAGAAATTCCAAGTTAAATAAATCCATAAATGTTACACGTGACTGCATAGATTCAAACTTTATATACATACAATTGTGAACTGAATATGAACAAATCACTTCTTATTTTATAAGAGTCGTGCTATCAGGGTTTTGAGCCTCACACTACACACTCTTTGCTTAAACACAGACTTCATAGCTTATACTTAACTTTTGTTACAtctacatgttacatgttacagaTCAGTAGAATTCAGAACATCTAGAACCTttcttgtacagtatatatgcttACAAACAAGACTTGTGTAATGTAATACAacttaataaaacaacagccGTGGTGGCTTAGTTGTCATTCTTTTGTCTTTTGGGTAAACAAAGTCTCTGTTAAGAAACTGTTCAATTTTGGAGATGCTCTTGAGAGCAAGTAGGTTTCTGGTCAGACTCTGtaataaaagctgcagctgaggtcAGATCTTTGCTTGACCTGGTGAAAGAAGAAAGCCTCGTACAGTAGTTAGTTTTACACAGGGATTACTGTGATTTACAGTTAGAAAGCCTTTTGAAATTACACTTTACAATAAACATTATCAAACGTCATAGAACAACTATAACTGCTAAAATGATGAGTTAAAACGGAATGACTTGTTAAGTACAATGTATATTGCAAAAGCTAATAATTCATACAGCTTAGTAGCTACAAAACCCTTGGTTTTTCTAGTGAAGGCAGATCATCTATCTTGGTCAAAGCACTTGGGAGTACTCACCCTGGAGAGTCTTGCCATGACAATTTGCTGACTCTGCTAGTGGATGCGAATGATGGAAAAGAACTCAACAGGGAGGTCCTGCTCTTCTACATAAAGATAACACCAATTCATAGGACTCATCTATATTCAAAGAGTGTTGTTTGACTTATATTTAGCCTGtgagacatttttatttgttgtcaAGCCTCAGTGTTGCATTTAAAAAGGACATGTATTAATTGATAGGTAACAATATCCAGCCCAGAGAAAGAAACCAGGCCCAGGCTGAACTCTGTGTGAAATTCCCAGTGTTCAGAGGTAACAGAAAATAAAGGCTTTGGCCTTTGCTACAATTTTTAAACTATTGGACaagctttttttcctctcattctTGGGGGATTTTCCACTTTATCTCCCTCAATTGCCAGCACCTGGATCTTATAAAACAGAATGACAGTTTGTGGTGATGGTGACAAAGGAGAGAATCAGagcgtgtgagagagaaaaaagtTCAACTGTAGAGAatgaaaaagagagaaagtagAAAGTGAGTGGGTGAGGGACAGATGATGAAGTGAGACAGAAGCAGTACCCAAGCATCATTAGGTAGATTTTTTTCTACAGATCATTCATTCTTTGTCTGTCTGGCTGTCTACAGGATTGTCCATGAGTTCAGCATATTTCACCTTTATCTTCTCACTCAACACCTGACTAGACAATCAAACTTcttatactgtactttaccATAAAACCTGCTTAGGTATTATTTACATAATGTTAAAATGTGACCTATAGTATAGGGCATTATCTGGGGTGTCAGAGAACATATCAGGCTGTTATAAAGGAAATGTTCATCAAACTTACCTTAattaatatacaatatattagATTTATTTGATagacaaattattttaattgtatAAACTTTGAAATGATATACTGTAATCATTACGTTAGGGCCCATTCTTACTTTCTGTTTCTATGTAAACATTATACTGTGGCAATGTCCTGCTGTTCAATATCAGTCTGTGATGCAGAAGGATCTAGGTGATATGTGAACAGCTAAACTGCTCCACATATCTGTAAGTTGAGTCATGCAATAAGGAATTATTAACTCATTATAATAAAGGCTCATGTAAATCATGTTTTACCTCTGGTGCCTGTCACACTGGGATTGTTTTAAAATAGTTCCATGCAGAGgttgatgttgtacagtgtGGACATTCAAGTCATTTTTTAATATCCCTGTGAGTCTTATATTAAACAACCTAAGCTTTAAGCCTAACCTTTAAGCTCTCGAACCACTTCACACTTAACAGGTTCTATAACTGACcgtgtctgctgctgttgtgtctaTGCAGGTCTCAGCTAAAGCTTTCCACTCTCCTTGTGGGTGGTTGCTCAAAGAAGCTGCAGTTCCAGAGGCAGAAGAGGCATTCAACAGCCCTGAAACCCTAGTAATCACCAAGGGGACTGAGAGGGATGAGGTGAGATAATTATTAGTATTGGTAAAAACTACAGACGCACAATGACTTTACAAATAAACCAAGTCCCAGTGGAGCAAAGTGCAGCACCACAGTACAATGTCCCACaattaaataatgttttcagACTACAATCATGCAGATTTATCTGTCacctttgttgtgtttgcttttgagAAACATAGGCATTTTGCTGAAGGGATTCCCGAGGTTTACCTTGGATGAGGCTGAATTTAGCTCTTTTCCCTGAAAAGGTATTACAAAACGGTTGTGAAGTGAAGACATTGAagacactgtacagtaagtctgttgtatacagtatgtgaatattttaacatGCACACTGTAAACCCAAATACAAACAATGCTAAATGTAATTATATACACTTGAAATTGACAATAAGTAAATAcaaacctaaaacaaaaaaaaataattctaCAAGGAGTTATTTTTGGAATTCTTCATTGCAATACCTCAAAAAGCGGCTTCAGGGTTGAAATGTCAGACTGAATTCTGGACACTGTTGCTTGTCTCTGTTCAATGCTACAGAATGATGATCTGTAGGCCTCATTGCTTTGTAGAAAGGACTTGTTAGTATTAAAACCCAGAACTTGTTTAGTTGGAGGCTGCTTATAGCAATCTGAGCATCCAGCCTCTGTTGGCTCATTTTCCCCTTGAATCTCTGACTCAGCTTCACTTTCAGTGGTTTGTACATCTAGTGTGTCCTCTATCGGGACAGTTCTCAGATGAGCCTTAAAACTGCTCGACCCCACGTCAGATTCAAACTCCACTTTGTTTAGTAGGCCATAAGCCCACGTATCCTCCAAATTAGAGCTCATAGGACCCTGAACACTGTTTTCCTGTGTAGCTATATTTGATTGAGGTTCATGTTGTAAGATTGGTAATGAGTTTGATTTAACCATTATGCTCCCCAGTGAACCCTTTTCAGCAATATTCATTACACACATGTCAGGAGGATCCATAGGTACTGTTGGTGCTGGTACAGCATCCTTCTGTAGGCAACAAATACTTGACTCATTCAGAGTTTCAGAATGTTCTGTGGTGAAATCAGCTGCCGGTTTCATACATAGCTTCACCTCTGCAGCCGTCCTCTCAGGATCTTGATGAATAAGATCTAGTGACGGATATGAATTAGCATCTTGTGTTTTGACGTCAAGGCAATAAAGGTTTTGCACGGAGATGGGCTCTGTGTTGACACTTTGACTATCAAAAGTATTGAATTTGGGAAAAAACTGTTCCTCTCTCAAATCCCCCCATTCTTCGTTTGCATGGCTAAAGTCAGTGTCCATGGCTTTCAGCGAAACACTTGGTGAGAGGTCTGAAGCCTCACTGACAGTCACTGTTGGCTCTGTATCCATGAAGTCAACGACCTGATGTTGGTTGCTCTTTGCGATAGTTGTATCAGTAGTCGTCTGGTCCTGTATCTGTGTTCCTGGTGTTTCTGATGTGTATGCTGctgtctttcctctctcctctacGCCATCTATCGCTTCTCCCTCCACTCTATctcttgtttctgttttggAGTTTTTGGTGTCCCCTTCATCCTCTGTTGACCTCTGGTTATCCTCTTGTCTGTCTGCTCTATCTGCTGTTTTGGTCATGAgcatttctccttcttctccataACTTCCACCTCCATTAACATCTCTTCTCATGAGCTTCTCTCTATTACattgctgttttgtgtttttgtactcTTTATTGCTGTTCTTTTCTTGTTTACAATGATTATTAactatattgtttttttcattaatttttACGTTcctatttttatatttatcacTGCTTAATAAATCTACAGATCCGTAAACAGTCCTGTGGTCCTGGTGTGACTCACTTGCAGCTTGGAAAATGTGGAGATTGTAATCGGAGACAAAGGAAGAGCTGAAACTTAAATCTGAAACTGCGACTGGGTCAGTCCTCCTTAGGTTATACTTGCATGTGAATTCATCAAATACATTGGTACAGGTGCCTAAAAGATTTTTGGGGATAGGTGGGCacaaaaacaggtttaaaaggTTATATTGGGATTGTTGATCATGGTTTAGGGTTTCTTgttctaaaagaaaaaaacagaataaaacttAATAGGAAAAAATAACATTACTTTGtataaaatgtacaaatgtAAAGACTACCATGAAAATTCTGTGTTTAATGCtaaattatttgtttaattCTTAATACAAATCCTGTAACACAAATCCACTGTTCAGTATATTAATATTCAGGTGACTGACCTCCAGTTGCACCAGTAGTAACAAGCTCATTCACGACTCCTGTGTCCTCAAGACAGACTGAATTTTCGGTCAGAGATGGGGTCACGTGCTGCAGACTGCCAATTATACACAGCTCAGAGGTGGGGATAGGTTCATCAAGAGGTAGCTGCGTAGAAATACTGAAAATTGGACTACTGTCTCCCATCTGTAGACAGAAAGAGTAATAAAGTTAGTTAGACACTACCTACACTTGCTATCTGTTAGGTTAGATAACCTAAGCTGTTTTAAACTTAATTAACTattgtacatgtactgtaggtactgtaaCAGTACTGTAACAGCACAGTAGCACCAGCAGCACTAAAGTAGCATGCACATGGTAAATGTGTCATTATTATAAGTCCACAATAGCAGGACATATTTTACAGCAAAATACGCACGTCTTTCTTCAGCAATGGCCATTTGTCATTTCACTGAATAAATTTTGTCCTTTGAAATATTTGGCCTGttataacataaaaacaaatgtaatttaaaaggtgccagcacatgcaaaatccactttttgggcattctggtacattactatgactctctggttcatgttaCACATGAAGCGCACTCGCtagttatttcacattttgctactGTACTTTAGCCAATCCCATCTATAAACAATATTTGTCATAGTTTAATTATTGCCTACGTTGACGGTAAACAggccactcacagaaccacctCCGGTCCTGCCAAGACAAACGCATAATACTAAACTTTATTCCTGACGCACACAATTGGACAAAGTGGAGCAATGTGCTCCAGTGACAGAGAGCTAAGCAGCTACTGCTGTGCTGCAAGGTGCTACgtgggctcaggtcctttacAGTGTCACACTCTCCAGCTACAATCATGAGGTCCATTCACCACCGGCCACCCGCTGTTGTTTTGGCCATTAACAGGTTGTTCGCACATCACTAGCCATTAGCACACTTTTAGGTGCTGGCTTTAGCTGGAAAACAGCAAGAAGGATGCGGTGACCCCTATGACATCAGACACTGAAGTCAATATTCTTTGGTATGAAAAGCAATATAAGCAGTCTTCTTTAAAAGCTTGGTTAAGTTCCTTTTTGGTAAACTGATTCACACGTGAGTATtttatactatactgtatgtttctaaGCACATACACTGCCAAAAAGTCAAAAGTTTGGACAAACCTCATTTTCATGGTTTTCGTTTTTTTTAAGACCCAATTAATGCAAGGAATCCCATAAATGTACCCTGACAAGGCACCTGTGATAGGAAAAGCATTTCAGGTGACAACCTCATGAAGCTCTTTGAGAGAATGCAAAGCAGTaatcaaagcaaaaataaaattcaaaatttaaaatataaagcTATGTTATAGCTaacatttttttcttcactACTACGAGTCCAAACTTTTGACTGGTTTGAACCTCTAATTCATATATTTGCTTTGCCTGCACTTTGGCAGAAACACTAACTGTCTTCACTGCACTAAGTGCATCATGAGCTTCTTCCACTGCTTGAAGGTCTTGCTGCTCTTTTTTAATGCGGCCCAGCAACACTGTCTTCTGTTAATGACAAACATAAAAAAGTTATTCAGTTTTTTTATCAGACTATATTGTAAGACTTCCTagactttaaaatattttttctacttCTTTGTCCCAGCTGGTCTTGGAGGCAGCATTGCTCTCCATCAGTTTGGCCATCTTGTCTTCTAATGCCTTGCTTTTCTCTCGCATCATCTCATGTTCCTGTTTAAGGGCCTGCAGTAAAATTAATCACCCATAGGATTTTTAATGCAATACTAaatttttatgtgtttatttaacgTGAAACAGAAGGTCTTAAATAGGGCAGGGAGTAAGAGAGGGCTTCTTGCTAATACAAATCAGTTGGCCTGTGTCACCGTAATAatgattttaataaattaatgaataggtaaattaaaaatgagaagggggcagagaaaaagaaaagagaataaTAAACTTTAAAGCCATAAATGGAGAATAAACACACTATCATTCAGTTTCAGAAGCGACCATATACATTCATGTTCTGATATACAACACAACATTCATCACATTAATGAGATGCAAatgttgttatttattcattgccTTTGTGTAAATTCACTGCATAATCATTTAAACAGACTCTGAAAAACTAATTTCAGCTGTTTGGAACCAATATTGACAGATACTAAAGGTTTTAAATTGCCCCTGTAATTCAAATGCATTTTAACATTTGCAGTAATTCAGTTAAACCATGGAAACATATGCATTTGAACAACAAGTTCATGAAGGAAGAACAGATGTGTGGTacagatgtgttttatttttggttttccaTTGAGTTGTGtatttaaaattgaaaaaaaataaacatttgtttttaattatataatCAATGTTGCTAGTGATAATCTAGTAAAACCATATACGTTAATACCAATATCATTCCATTTACCTGGTACTGCTCtttctgtgtttgcagctcCAGGTTTACTCTGGTGACAGTCTGTGTCTGATTCAGTAGAAGATGCTCAGCTTGCTGCAGAGATTTTATTATCTCCTAAATTAACAtagataaacaaacacaaaaaacacctcTATACAGTATATCCACAATAAAGCCTTAAGACATGTTGCATATGACACTGAAATTTCTAGACTTACCACAATTCCTGTTATACATGTTTCTCACCTGTTTTTCTGCTCTTACAGATTCATTTTCTTTACAAAGTTTTTTGTTGATTGCAGTCTCCTTAAAGTAAGAAAAGTTGATGACTAAAACACCATTAGTTCAATGGTGAATTCTTGTTTTGATGATTGCCATTTACCGTGTTTAGTTTCTGCTTCAACAGCTGTATATGCTGCTCTATGCCTGTCGAACTGTGAATCTTTTCTGTGTGAATGAATGATGTCATCCTGGCTTTGATTAGCTGCTTGCTTATCTCTTCCAACTCCTGAGGAAACAATAATTTATTTAGAGAGATttggaaagtaaaaaaaaaatactgattACTTGATGTCGAAACAACACTTTTAGTACCACAGTATGTGTGACGTAATTCTGTAGAAGCACTGTATAAATGAATAACATTATTATTGCCTTTACTTACCTTCTTCAGTGAAACAATGATTGCTTCTTGATTCTTATTTGTAGAAGACAACTTTCTATTGATGCTCATGGCCTCATTAACTATAAAGAATTACAGACAATTATAAATAATgctacaacacaaacattttatcCACTTTTATCATACTGCATGATGCAATTTTAAAATTCCTTTCTTGTTAGTCAAACACTTTCCAGGCAAAGGCCATTTAGCTGAATACATTCTTTACTTTTCTAATAAGCAACTGCTTTGGCAGTACGAGACAGCACAGTTCACATTCACatctgaatatatatatatacatacatatacacacacacacacacacacacacacacacacacacacacacatatgcctgcacacacacacacacacacacacacacacacacacacacacacacacacacacacacacacacacacacacacacacacacacacacacacacacacacatatgactATGAAAATTGTAGATTCACACTGATATATCAAAATCAAATATATGTCATATTCTAGGTTCTTCAAAAGTAgccaccttttgttttgattattgctttgcACACTCTTGGCATTCTCTGGAAGAGCTTCAAGAGGTAGTCACCTGGAATGGTTGTCACTTCACAGGTGTGCCCTGTCAGGTTTAATAAGTGGGATTTCTTGCCCTATAAATGGGGTTGGGACCATCAGTTGTGTTGTCCAGTGTTCAGGTGGATACACAGCTGATAGTCCCACTGAATAGACTGTTAGAATTTGTATTATGCAGCTAAGTAAAGAAAAATCATTAGAATAGaactttatttgtcattgtaCAAGTACCTTGTACAAGTTTCCCCAGCGACAGTtcacagaaatgaatgaaagctcTTTATAAAAATACcaaataaataatgacagatataataagacaaaataatataaaaatcagAAGTACTCGCATTTCCAACCGCATGATCAAACGATAGTATTTACAAGTGTGTGAATGAGGTATCCAAAATTATACCGTGAATTACACAGTGGTATTGCACAGTACAAGATAATATTGCacgtttgtgtttatatttcacATCTGGATTGTATAGGTGACTCAATGTTTGTTTGCAGTTCGAATGGCccaggggaagaagctgttcgTTTGTCTGGTGGTGTGGGATTTTATTGACCTGAAATGCTGTCCTGATGGCAGCAGGTCAAACAGATTATGGGCAGGGTGTGAGGGGTCTCCTGTGATGGCCTTGACTCTGCTTTGACACCAGGACCTGGCTAAGTCGTCCAGGGAGGGCAGAGGACAACCGATGATTTTCTGAGCTGTGGGCTTTATCGCCCTTCGTACCACTTTCTTGTCCTCAGCAGTGGACCCTGCAAACCCCCCCCATGGATAATAAATCAGAGTGCTTACCACAGAAGCGTTGTAGAAGGACAATAGTAAATTCTTCTCTAAGTTGTTTTTTCTGAGGATCCACAGGAAGTGCAGCCGCTGCTGAGCTTTTTTCACAATGATCTTGATGTTTGGGGACAAGGACATATCTGAGATCTGGGAGCCGAGGAATCTGATGGTGGGGATCGCTTCCACACGTTCACTGTTTATAATGAGTAGGGCATGAAGTTGTTTcacacttttttgttttgtatttaattccACATGTGTTAATTCATCGTTTTGATGCCCTCAGTGTGAATGTACAAATTTCAAAgtcatgaaaataaagaaaactcttTGAATGAGAAGGTGTGTCCAAACTTTtggtctgtactgtatatacaatatacacgcacgcacacacccacccacacacatgcacttatATGTTATCTGACGGTGGAAGAAGTACTTTGGCACTAatatgttatcggacggtggtaCGAGTATCTCCGGAATCCCTCTGACACGCCTTCTGATGAGGAAGCAGACGCAGGGGTCTCAGAGGTGaacttgcccatcacccaggctgaggtcatcgAGGTAGTTCGCTAGCTCCTCGatggcagggcagcgggggtggatgagatctgtcctgagtacatcaagtctctggatgttgtggggctctCCTGGGTGacatgcctctgcaacatcaTATGGACGatggggacagttcctctggactggacaaccggtgTGGTTGTCCATCTTtataaaaagggggacaggagagtatGTTCCAACTTTACCTTAGATACAGGAGGAAAAATGTGGTTTTCAACCTGGCCGTGGCACGCTGGACCAGCTCTATACCCTCACCAGGGTGATCG
The genomic region above belongs to Betta splendens chromosome 6, fBetSpl5.4, whole genome shotgun sequence and contains:
- the LOC114857443 gene encoding uncharacterized protein LOC114857443 isoform X7, which gives rise to MLNWNKMGKKSHLLNLTGHTCEVTTIPGDYLLKLFQRMPRVCKAIIKTKVNEAMSINRKLSSTNKNQEAIIVSLKKELEEISKQLIKARMTSFIHTEKIHSSTGIEQHIQLLKQKLNTETAINKKLCKENESVRAEKQEIIKSLQQAEHLLLNQTQTVTRVNLELQTQKEQYQALKQEHEMMREKSKALEDKMAKLMESNAASKTSWDKEKTVLLGRIKKEQQDLQAVEEAHDALSAVKTVSVSAKVQMGDSSPIFSISTQLPLDEPIPTSELCIIGSLQHVTPSLTENSVCLEDTGVVNELVTTGATGEQETLNHDQQSQYNLLNLFLCPPIPKNLLGTCTNVFDEFTCKYNLRRTDPVAVSDLSFSSSFVSDYNLHIFQAASESHQDHRTVYGSVDLLSSDKYKNRNVKINEKNNIVNNHCKQEKNSNKEYKNTKQQCNREKLMRRDVNGGGSYGEEGEMLMTKTADRADRQEDNQRSTEDEGDTKNSKTETRDRVEGEAIDGVEERGKTAAYTSETPGTQIQDQTTTDTTIAKSNQHQVVDFMDTEPTVTVSEASDLSPSVSLKAMDTDFSHANEEWGDLREEQFFPKFNTFDSQSVNTEPISVQNLYCLDVKTQDANSYPSLDLIHQDPERTAAEVKLCMKPAADFTTEHSETLNESSICCLQKDAVPAPTVPMDPPDMCVMNIAEKGSLGSIMVKSNSLPILQHEPQSNIATQENSVQGPMSSNLEDTWAYGLLNKVEFESDVGSSSFKAHLRTVPIEDTLDVQTTESEAESEIQGENEPTEAGCSDCYKQPPTKQVLGFNTNKSFLQSNEAYRSSFCSIEQRQATVSRIQSDISTLKPLFEGKELNSASSKVNLGNPFSKMPMFLKSKHNKVPLVITRVSGLLNASSASGTAASLSNHPQGEWKALAETCIDTTAADTKSRTSLLSSFPSFASTSRVSKLSWQDSPGSSKDLTSAAAFITESDQKPTCSQEHLQN
- the LOC114857443 gene encoding myosin-8-like isoform X3, whose translation is MDLNADSKTLSNASVGGQAGEKELSSTHSEAENEGAILLQLLEFKNHLLEAIEELHIRRDSETRFEDQLSKLVLEKQELEWEKESLQQQIETVENQRKESLSYVKKQFQDKIRNTEEEKWKYQLTSELKDKEISSLKEELKSLQLLKYNLERKSSELEQKLALQSRSKDSHLDQLGKVEKRFTALSRQCAVIKQAHVKLEQNVNEAMSINRKLSSTNKNQEAIIVSLKKELEEISKQLIKARMTSFIHTEKIHSSTGIEQHIQLLKQKLNTETAINKKLCKENESVRAEKQEIIKSLQQAEHLLLNQTQTVTRVNLELQTQKEQYQALKQEHEMMREKSKALEDKMAKLMESNAASKTSWDKEKTVLLGRIKKEQQDLQAVEEAHDALSAVKTMGDSSPIFSISTQLPLDEPIPTSELCIIGSLQHVTPSLTENSVCLEDTGVVNELVTTGATGEQETLNHDQQSQYNLLNLFLCPPIPKNLLGTCTNVFDEFTCKYNLRRTDPVAVSDLSFSSSFVSDYNLHIFQAASESHQDHRTVYGSVDLLSSDKYKNRNVKINEKNNIVNNHCKQEKNSNKEYKNTKQQCNREKLMRRDVNGGGSYGEEGEMLMTKTADRADRQEDNQRSTEDEGDTKNSKTETRDRVEGEAIDGVEERGKTAAYTSETPGTQIQDQTTTDTTIAKSNQHQVVDFMDTEPTVTVSEASDLSPSVSLKAMDTDFSHANEEWGDLREEQFFPKFNTFDSQSVNTEPISVQNLYCLDVKTQDANSYPSLDLIHQDPERTAAEVKLCMKPAADFTTEHSETLNESSICCLQKDAVPAPTVPMDPPDMCVMNIAEKGSLGSIMVKSNSLPILQHEPQSNIATQENSVQGPMSSNLEDTWAYGLLNKVEFESDVGSSSFKAHLRTVPIEDTLDVQTTESEAESEIQGENEPTEAGCSDCYKQPPTKQVLGFNTNKSFLQSNEAYRSSFCSIEQRQATVSRIQSDISTLKPLFEGKELNSASSKVNLGNPFSKMPMFLKSKHNKVPLVITRVSGLLNASSASGTAASLSNHPQGEWKALAETCIDTTAADTKSRTSLLSSFPSFASTSRVSKLSWQDSPGSSKDLTSAAAFITESDQKPTCSQEHLQN